From Providencia sp. R33, a single genomic window includes:
- the thiI gene encoding tRNA uracil 4-sulfurtransferase ThiI: MKFIIKLFPEITIKSQTVRLRFIKILTSNIRNVLKSLGEEISVVRNWDNIEVRVKGETKHDEICDMLGRIPGIHHILEVEEKPFTSLHHIFEMAHEAYGPSLENKTFCVRVKRRGKHEFSSIEAERYIGGGLNQHIASAKVKLKDPDTTVHLEIEDDKLILVKARIEGIGGFPIGTQEDVLSLISGGFDSGVSSYMLMRRGCRVHYCFFNLGGAAHEIGVKQIAHYLWNRFGSSHKVRFIAVNFEPVVAEILEKVDDGQMGVVLKRMMVRAASKVAERYGVQAIVTGEALGQVSSQTLTNLRLIDNASDTLVLRPLISHDKEHIIKLARQIGTEDFAKTMPEYCGVISKSPTVKAVKARIEAEEENFDFGILESVVEQAQNIDIRQIAQESLEKVPEIEMVSELSAENEVIVDIRSIDEFEDKPLKVEGIEIKHIPFYKLSTQFGDLPKDKTYLLYCDRGVMSRLQALYLKEQGFDNIKVYRP, translated from the coding sequence ATGAAGTTTATCATTAAGTTATTCCCAGAAATTACCATTAAAAGCCAAACTGTTAGGCTACGTTTTATTAAAATTTTGACCAGCAATATTCGTAACGTGCTTAAGTCACTTGGCGAAGAAATTTCGGTTGTCCGTAATTGGGATAACATAGAAGTGCGTGTGAAAGGGGAAACGAAGCATGACGAAATTTGTGACATGCTGGGCCGTATTCCCGGTATTCACCATATTCTTGAAGTCGAAGAAAAACCGTTTACCAGTTTGCACCATATCTTTGAAATGGCCCATGAAGCTTACGGTCCATCATTAGAAAATAAAACGTTCTGCGTGCGTGTAAAGCGTCGCGGTAAGCACGAGTTTTCCTCTATTGAAGCCGAGCGCTACATTGGCGGCGGGTTAAATCAACACATTGCTTCTGCGAAAGTGAAGCTTAAAGACCCTGATACCACGGTGCATTTAGAAATTGAAGATGACAAACTCATCTTAGTTAAAGCTCGCATTGAAGGGATTGGCGGCTTCCCAATTGGAACTCAAGAAGACGTTTTATCATTAATTTCAGGTGGTTTTGACTCTGGCGTTTCTAGCTACATGTTAATGCGTCGTGGTTGCCGTGTGCATTATTGTTTCTTCAATTTAGGGGGCGCAGCCCATGAAATTGGTGTGAAACAAATTGCTCACTATTTATGGAACCGCTTTGGTAGCTCTCATAAAGTTCGCTTTATTGCCGTTAATTTTGAACCCGTTGTCGCGGAAATTTTAGAAAAAGTTGACGATGGCCAAATGGGTGTCGTATTAAAACGTATGATGGTGCGTGCAGCGTCTAAAGTTGCAGAGCGTTATGGCGTGCAAGCGATTGTGACGGGTGAAGCGCTTGGGCAAGTTTCCAGCCAAACCTTAACAAACTTACGTTTGATTGATAATGCGTCTGATACCTTAGTATTAAGGCCGCTGATATCCCATGATAAAGAACACATTATTAAACTGGCTCGCCAAATTGGTACTGAAGATTTCGCGAAAACCATGCCGGAATATTGTGGTGTGATTTCGAAAAGCCCAACGGTGAAAGCGGTCAAAGCGCGTATCGAAGCAGAAGAAGAAAACTTTGACTTTGGTATTTTAGAGTCTGTTGTTGAGCAGGCACAAAATATTGATATTCGCCAAATCGCGCAAGAAAGTCTGGAGAAAGTCCCTGAGATTGAAATGGTCAGTGAGCTTTCAGCAGAAAACGAAGTGATTGTGGATATTCGCTCTATTGATGAGTTCGAAGATAAGCCTTTAAAAGTTGAAGGTATAGAAATCAAACATATCCCATTCTACAAACTCAGCACACAATTTGGTGACTTACCAAAAGATAAAACCTATCTATTATATTGTGACCGTGGGGTAATGAGCCGTTTACAGGCGCTGTACCTTAAAGAGCAAGGATTTGATAATATTAAGGTTTATCGCCCATAA
- the ispA gene encoding (2E,6E)-farnesyl diphosphate synthase, with protein sequence MSEQLPDSFALQQKYAYDRVNQYLLDTLNSLPFAELPLANAMRYGALLGGKRLRPFLTYAVGSMLGVSEENLDAPASAVECIHAYSLIHDDLPAMDDDDLRRGQPTCHIKYGEGNAVLAGDALQTLAFQLLASAKMPNVSDKDRIAMIAELAYASGLAGMCGGQALDLDAEGKRVDLASLERIHQHKTGALIRAAIRLGAYAAGNKGHQLLPVLDKYAESIGLAFQVQDDILDVIGDSAVTGKRQGADAEHEKSTYPSLLGLEAAQKKARELYHDAIDALETIQSHGYNIDILSALANFIIERKS encoded by the coding sequence ATGTCTGAACAACTTCCAGATAGCTTCGCGCTGCAACAAAAATACGCCTACGACAGAGTTAACCAATACCTATTAGATACGCTAAATTCGCTGCCCTTTGCCGAGCTGCCGTTGGCCAATGCGATGCGTTACGGCGCATTATTAGGTGGAAAGCGTTTACGCCCCTTTTTAACTTACGCAGTCGGTTCCATGCTGGGTGTCAGTGAAGAAAACCTTGATGCACCTGCATCAGCGGTTGAATGTATTCATGCTTATTCATTGATTCATGATGATTTACCCGCTATGGATGATGATGATTTGCGTCGCGGTCAACCAACTTGCCATATCAAGTATGGTGAAGGCAATGCTGTTTTAGCGGGGGATGCCTTACAAACTTTAGCATTTCAATTACTTGCATCAGCAAAAATGCCTAATGTCTCTGATAAAGACCGTATTGCAATGATAGCTGAGCTAGCATACGCCAGTGGCCTTGCAGGGATGTGTGGTGGCCAAGCCCTTGATCTAGATGCAGAAGGCAAACGGGTTGACCTTGCTTCATTAGAACGCATTCATCAACATAAAACTGGCGCACTCATTCGTGCGGCAATTCGCCTTGGGGCATATGCCGCGGGCAATAAAGGCCATCAACTGTTACCAGTCTTAGATAAATATGCTGAATCCATTGGTCTTGCCTTTCAAGTACAAGACGATATCCTAGACGTCATTGGTGACAGTGCAGTAACGGGCAAGCGCCAAGGCGCGGATGCCGAGCATGAAAAAAGTACCTATCCATCTCTACTTGGCCTTGAGGCCGCACAGAAAAAAGCGCGTGAGCTATATCATGATGCGATAGACGCTTTAGAGACGATCCAATCCCATGGGTATAATATAGATATACTAAGTGCTTTAGCTAATTTTATTATTGAGCGTAAAAGCTGA
- a CDS encoding Hok/Gef family protein yields MAKIALVGLITVCLTVLSFSGMMQERLCSLSISSGNTLVQATLSCGK; encoded by the coding sequence ATGGCCAAAATTGCCCTTGTAGGGTTAATTACCGTGTGTCTTACGGTATTGAGTTTTTCAGGCATGATGCAAGAAAGGTTATGTTCGTTAAGCATCAGTAGCGGAAACACTCTGGTTCAAGCTACTTTATCGTGCGGTAAGTAG
- a CDS encoding Hok/Gef family protein, with translation MAKFALVGLITVCLTVLSFSGMMQERLCSLSISSGNTLVQATLSCGK, from the coding sequence ATGGCCAAATTTGCCCTTGTAGGGTTAATTACCGTGTGTCTTACGGTATTGAGTTTTTCAGGCATGATGCAAGAAAGGTTATGTTCGTTAAGCATCAGTAGCGGAAACACTCTGGTTCAAGCTACTTTATCGTGCGGTAAGTAG
- a CDS encoding MFS transporter — protein sequence MNDNKMTSAELRSTWGLGSVFSLRMLGMFMVLPILTSYGMHLQGANEFLVGVAIGIYGLSQALFQIPFGLMSDKIGRKPLIVIGLIIFIIGSIVAALSDSIWGIIIGRALQGAGAISAAVMALLSDLTREQNRTKAMAFLGISFGLTFAIALVLGPIITHLIGLNGLFWGIALLAVGAIALTIFVVPNTNTHILNRESAFVKGNLKTVLAQPQLLKLNIGILCLHTLLMSSFVALPLIMTKAGFLAQDHWKAYLVTMLISFVAVLPFIIYAEKYRKMKQVFLFCVVLLAVAEITLWFSGSQLWVIILGLQLFFIGFNIMEAILPSLISKEAPAGYKGTAMGVYSTSQFLGVALGGIVGGWLYNFEGADTVFIGGLILTILWFVVSLTMKQPPYVSSIRIELPAHLKNTQALEQKLRAQNGVMEALVVDEELSVYVKVDRKIINREQLEAIIQQ from the coding sequence ATGAACGATAACAAAATGACATCCGCAGAGCTTAGATCCACATGGGGATTAGGCTCTGTTTTCTCCTTGCGAATGCTTGGCATGTTTATGGTTTTACCCATTTTGACTAGCTACGGAATGCACCTACAAGGGGCAAATGAATTTTTAGTGGGCGTTGCCATTGGTATTTATGGTCTGAGCCAGGCACTTTTTCAGATCCCTTTTGGTTTGATGTCAGACAAAATCGGTCGTAAGCCACTTATTGTTATTGGGTTAATCATTTTTATTATTGGGAGTATCGTTGCGGCGCTCAGTGACTCCATTTGGGGCATTATTATTGGCCGCGCATTGCAAGGTGCTGGTGCGATATCCGCTGCAGTAATGGCGTTACTGTCTGATTTAACCCGTGAACAAAACCGTACTAAAGCAATGGCATTTTTAGGCATAAGCTTTGGGCTAACTTTCGCGATTGCGCTTGTTTTAGGCCCTATCATTACCCATCTAATTGGGTTAAATGGTTTATTTTGGGGAATAGCCCTGCTTGCTGTTGGTGCGATTGCACTCACCATTTTTGTAGTACCAAACACCAACACCCATATATTGAACCGTGAATCTGCCTTTGTGAAAGGCAATTTAAAAACGGTTTTAGCCCAGCCTCAATTGCTAAAATTAAATATTGGTATTTTGTGCCTGCATACTTTGCTGATGTCGAGCTTTGTTGCCCTGCCCCTTATCATGACAAAAGCGGGTTTTCTCGCCCAAGATCATTGGAAAGCCTATTTAGTCACCATGCTAATTTCCTTTGTTGCGGTTTTGCCTTTTATTATCTACGCAGAAAAATACCGCAAAATGAAGCAAGTCTTCCTGTTCTGCGTCGTGCTTTTAGCAGTTGCAGAAATCACATTGTGGTTCTCTGGTAGCCAATTATGGGTCATCATCCTTGGCTTGCAGCTCTTTTTTATTGGTTTCAATATTATGGAAGCCATTTTGCCATCGTTGATTAGCAAGGAAGCACCTGCGGGCTATAAAGGAACCGCGATGGGGGTTTATTCCACCAGTCAATTTTTAGGTGTTGCCCTTGGGGGGATTGTCGGTGGATGGTTATATAACTTCGAAGGGGCAGATACCGTCTTTATTGGTGGGTTGATCCTGACAATCCTTTGGTTTGTCGTTAGTTTAACCATGAAACAACCGCCATACGTCAGCAGCATTCGCATCGAATTACCTGCACACCTAAAAAACACTCAGGCCCTGGAGCAAAAGCTACGAGCTCAAAATGGTGTCATGGAAGCCTTGGTTGTCGATGAAGAACTCAGTGTCTACGTTAAAGTTGATCGGAAAATCATTAATCGCGAGCAACTGGAAGCCATTATTCAGCAATAA
- the xseB gene encoding exodeoxyribonuclease VII small subunit → MAKEKSQQVPTVSFENSLQELEQIVARLESGSLPLEDALNEFERGVQIAKQGQKVLQQAEQRVQILLSDDENKPLADFSPETE, encoded by the coding sequence ATGGCTAAAGAAAAATCTCAGCAAGTTCCAACGGTTAGTTTCGAAAATTCACTTCAAGAGCTGGAGCAAATTGTTGCTCGCCTCGAATCTGGCTCCCTTCCATTAGAAGATGCGCTCAACGAATTCGAGCGTGGTGTTCAAATCGCCAAACAAGGTCAAAAAGTACTGCAACAAGCCGAGCAGCGCGTACAAATCTTGCTTAGCGACGATGAAAATAAACCCCTTGCCGATTTTTCACCTGAAACTGAATAA
- the panE gene encoding 2-dehydropantoate 2-reductase gives MKITLIGCGAIGKLWLAALTLQGHDIQGWLRVAQPDLFVDVNEPDGRTFRELIPCNNIHHLQTSELVIVCLKAWQVSDALLPLLSNIPEKTPILLLHNGMGTIEELAPLRHPILAGVTTHAAWQENNQVFHVAHGMTHIGAINSQAQAYYPIADILHEALPDVAWHSQILTTCWRKLIANCAINPLTVEHDCKNGELVHHTEQISRIIDEICRVMAAEGLHTDKTELTEYIAGIIQNTANNYSSMLQDIRNNRRTEIDYITGFLIKQARAHGLSTPENDRLYHLVKNREQQYDDFRSNLHHPW, from the coding sequence ATGAAAATAACCCTGATCGGTTGTGGTGCTATCGGTAAGCTGTGGCTTGCTGCGCTCACCTTACAAGGCCATGATATTCAAGGCTGGCTGCGTGTGGCTCAGCCCGATTTGTTTGTCGATGTGAATGAGCCTGATGGACGTACTTTTCGCGAACTCATTCCCTGCAATAATATCCATCACCTACAAACCAGCGAACTAGTCATTGTCTGCCTAAAAGCATGGCAAGTTTCCGATGCTTTATTGCCTCTACTTAGCAATATTCCTGAAAAAACACCGATTTTACTGCTCCATAATGGAATGGGGACAATAGAAGAATTGGCGCCTTTACGACACCCCATTTTAGCAGGTGTGACAACCCATGCCGCTTGGCAAGAAAACAACCAAGTATTTCATGTTGCTCACGGAATGACACACATTGGGGCTATCAATTCACAAGCACAAGCTTATTACCCTATTGCAGATATCCTACATGAAGCGCTTCCTGACGTTGCTTGGCACAGTCAGATTTTGACGACCTGTTGGCGAAAACTAATCGCTAATTGCGCCATCAACCCACTAACTGTGGAACACGATTGTAAGAATGGTGAATTAGTGCACCACACTGAACAAATTTCACGGATTATTGATGAAATCTGCCGCGTGATGGCAGCGGAAGGGTTACATACCGATAAAACAGAGCTAACTGAGTATATTGCTGGCATCATTCAAAATACCGCCAATAACTACTCATCCATGTTGCAGGATATTCGCAATAATCGCCGTACTGAAATTGATTACATAACTGGATTTTTAATTAAGCAAGCCAGAGCTCATGGCTTAAGCACTCCTGAAAATGACCGTTTATATCATTTAGTCAAAAATAGAGAACAACAATATGACGACTTCCGTTCTAATTTGCATCACCCATGGTAG
- the yajL gene encoding protein deglycase YajL, whose amino-acid sequence MTTSVLICITHGSEEIETVTTADLLVRAGIQVTLASTNEDGSLQITASRGMKLIADTALIKVADEPFDAIVLPGGIQGAETFRDSPLVVEKVRRMHLDGKIVAAICAAPAVVLEYHQLFPLGNMTGYPTMKNQIPAEKWVDRRVYFDERVNLLTSQGPATSFDFALKLIELLVGRETAGMVAGQLVLPNGINDYLEDKPSTHTHNE is encoded by the coding sequence ATGACGACTTCCGTTCTAATTTGCATCACCCATGGTAGTGAAGAAATTGAAACTGTTACCACAGCAGATTTATTAGTCAGAGCAGGTATTCAAGTCACTCTTGCCAGCACCAATGAAGACGGCTCCCTGCAAATTACAGCTTCACGCGGTATGAAACTCATCGCAGATACTGCACTTATTAAGGTTGCAGATGAGCCTTTTGATGCCATCGTCCTTCCAGGTGGCATTCAAGGTGCTGAAACATTTCGTGATAGCCCATTAGTGGTTGAAAAAGTACGCCGCATGCACCTTGATGGTAAAATTGTTGCAGCTATCTGCGCTGCCCCCGCCGTCGTTTTAGAATATCACCAGCTATTTCCACTAGGAAATATGACGGGTTACCCAACGATGAAAAATCAAATCCCAGCCGAAAAGTGGGTAGATCGCCGTGTTTACTTTGATGAACGCGTCAATTTGCTGACAAGCCAAGGGCCCGCTACGTCCTTTGATTTTGCCTTGAAGCTTATCGAGTTATTAGTCGGTCGAGAAACGGCAGGAATGGTTGCCGGACAGCTAGTTTTACCGAATGGAATTAACGACTATTTGGAAGATAAACCCTCGACTCATACCCACAATGAATGA
- the dxs gene encoding 1-deoxy-D-xylulose-5-phosphate synthase: MSIDIAKYPTLALAETPDELRLLPKESLPKLCDELRQFLLSSVGRSSGHFASGLGAVELTVALHYVYKTPFDNLVWDVGHQAYPHKILTGRRDRIDTIRQKNGLHPFPWRDESEYDILSVGHSSTSISAGLGMAIAAEKEKQNRKTVCVIGDGAITAGMAFEAMNHAGDAAPDMLVILNDNEMSISENVGALNNHLAHLLSGKLYTTLRESGKKVFSNMPPIKELLKKTEEHIKGMVVPGTMFEELGFNYIGPVDGHDVVALTQTLKNMRDLKGPQFLHIMTKKGRGYEPAEKDPISWHAVPKFDPSTFTLPKSKETGPTFSKIFGDWLCEEAKDDDKLMAITPAMREGSGMVRFSKEFPNQYFDVAIAEQHAVTFAAGLAIGGYKPIVAIYSTFLQRGYDQVIHDVAIQKVPVMFAIDRAGIVGADGQTHQGSFDISFLRCIPTMVIMAPSDENECRQMLHTGYHYNDGPSAIRYPRGTGTGAELEPLAPLPIGKGVIRRQGEKVAILCFGTLLTHALEAAEQLNATVVDMRFVKPLDEALILEMANSHDVLVTLEENAIMGGAGSGVNEFLMHEKKIIPVLNLGLPDYFISQGSQEELITDLGLDAKGIANSITSYLNK; encoded by the coding sequence ATGAGTATTGATATCGCTAAATATCCAACGCTAGCATTGGCAGAGACGCCAGATGAGCTTCGTCTGCTGCCCAAAGAAAGCTTGCCTAAGCTTTGTGATGAACTCAGACAATTTTTACTGAGTAGCGTGGGTCGCTCTAGCGGTCACTTTGCCTCTGGTCTTGGTGCAGTAGAACTGACTGTTGCCTTGCATTATGTCTATAAAACACCGTTTGATAATCTAGTTTGGGACGTAGGCCACCAAGCGTATCCCCACAAAATATTAACGGGACGTCGTGACCGCATTGATACTATTCGCCAAAAAAATGGTTTACATCCATTCCCTTGGCGTGATGAAAGTGAGTATGACATTTTAAGCGTTGGCCATTCCTCAACATCCATTAGTGCCGGTTTAGGTATGGCCATTGCGGCAGAAAAAGAGAAACAAAACCGTAAAACTGTGTGTGTGATTGGCGATGGTGCAATCACGGCTGGTATGGCATTTGAAGCAATGAACCACGCGGGGGATGCTGCACCTGACATGTTGGTGATCCTCAACGACAATGAAATGTCGATTTCTGAAAATGTCGGCGCGCTAAATAACCATTTGGCTCACCTGCTTTCTGGCAAGCTGTACACCACATTACGCGAAAGTGGCAAGAAAGTGTTTTCTAACATGCCACCGATAAAAGAATTACTGAAGAAAACCGAAGAACACATCAAAGGTATGGTGGTTCCTGGTACGATGTTTGAAGAGCTTGGCTTCAACTATATTGGCCCTGTCGATGGGCACGATGTTGTCGCCCTCACCCAAACATTGAAAAATATGCGCGACTTAAAAGGGCCTCAATTCCTGCATATCATGACGAAAAAAGGTCGTGGTTATGAGCCTGCGGAAAAAGACCCAATTAGCTGGCATGCTGTGCCTAAATTTGACCCAAGTACCTTTACGTTACCGAAAAGCAAAGAAACGGGCCCAACATTCTCCAAAATTTTTGGTGATTGGCTGTGTGAAGAAGCAAAAGACGATGACAAATTGATGGCTATCACGCCAGCTATGCGTGAAGGCTCTGGTATGGTGCGTTTTTCAAAAGAGTTCCCGAACCAATATTTCGACGTCGCGATTGCTGAGCAACACGCAGTCACCTTTGCCGCAGGTTTAGCCATTGGTGGTTATAAACCGATTGTGGCTATCTATTCAACATTCTTACAACGTGGGTATGACCAAGTCATTCACGATGTGGCGATTCAAAAAGTTCCCGTGATGTTTGCGATTGATCGCGCGGGGATAGTGGGTGCTGATGGGCAAACTCACCAAGGGTCTTTTGATATTTCATTCCTACGCTGCATACCAACTATGGTTATTATGGCTCCGAGTGATGAAAACGAGTGCCGCCAGATGCTACACACCGGCTACCATTATAATGATGGCCCAAGTGCTATTCGTTACCCTCGCGGTACGGGGACAGGGGCTGAGCTCGAGCCTTTAGCACCATTACCAATCGGCAAAGGCGTTATCCGCCGCCAAGGTGAAAAAGTGGCTATCCTGTGCTTCGGTACTTTACTGACTCACGCTCTTGAAGCCGCAGAGCAATTAAATGCGACCGTTGTTGATATGCGCTTTGTGAAACCATTAGATGAAGCATTGATCCTCGAAATGGCAAATAGCCACGATGTGTTAGTCACACTTGAAGAAAATGCCATCATGGGTGGTGCAGGCAGCGGCGTGAACGAATTTTTAATGCATGAAAAGAAAATAATCCCTGTATTAAACCTTGGCCTGCCAGATTACTTTATCTCCCAAGGTAGCCAAGAAGAGCTAATTACTGACCTTGGATTAGATGCCAAAGGCATTGCAAATTCAATCACAAGCTACCTGAATAAATAA
- a CDS encoding YajQ family cyclic di-GMP-binding protein, whose translation MPSFDIVSEVEMNEVRNAVENAQRELTSRWDFKNVEASFELNDKNESVKITSESDFQVLQLVDILREKMAKRGIDGAVLNVPDDIVHSGKTYSVEVTFKQGIDAAIAKKIIKLIKDSKLKVQAQIQGDQVRVTGKARDDLQSVMALVRGGNLGQPFQFNNFRD comes from the coding sequence ATGCCATCATTTGATATTGTGTCTGAAGTTGAAATGAATGAAGTGCGTAATGCGGTAGAAAATGCGCAGCGCGAGTTAACAAGCCGCTGGGACTTTAAAAATGTCGAAGCGAGTTTTGAGCTGAACGATAAAAATGAATCAGTGAAAATTACCAGTGAATCTGATTTCCAAGTTCTTCAATTGGTTGATATTTTAAGAGAAAAAATGGCAAAGCGCGGTATTGATGGCGCGGTGCTAAATGTTCCTGACGATATTGTTCATAGCGGGAAAACCTACAGCGTTGAAGTGACGTTCAAACAGGGCATCGATGCGGCGATTGCTAAAAAAATTATTAAGTTAATCAAAGATAGCAAGCTGAAAGTTCAAGCGCAAATTCAGGGTGACCAAGTGCGTGTGACGGGCAAAGCGCGTGATGACTTACAATCGGTCATGGCATTAGTTCGTGGCGGAAACTTAGGTCAGCCTTTCCAATTTAATAACTTCCGTGATTAA